In a single window of the Labrus mixtus chromosome 20, fLabMix1.1, whole genome shotgun sequence genome:
- the cbx8a gene encoding chromobox protein homolog 8a yields MELSAVGESVFAAESIIKRRIRRGRWEYLVKWKGWSQKYSTWEPEENILDARLFAAFDERERERELFGPKKRGPKPETFLLKAKAKAKEKAYEFRGEASRGIQVAYPIPEPVITPRAREGLRAVVPTIFPPSAVNRGESVYVRLPEPETRPKPAPAASLLVQEPGRAPKKRGRKPKPHLEYDEDDDEDGSEEPDVKLSRPLEEPGSRGFSKLSRRLHHPHHHHHHQHQGETSDHSLMQLTKRFQEKTTITPKSSSEQRHAGLSYSCAYRPDVRTSEQRVHRTSCFVPPPKKLNHSSSEQQRLQVRELCPPREQPDVISSSHDPSTRPASSWTPSFSSLDSVTVTDVTMNFLTVTVRESSTDKGFFRGKR; encoded by the exons ATGGAGCTCTCGGCTGTTGGTGAGAGCGTCTTCGCAGCAGAGTCCATCATTAAACGGCGAATCAGACGG GGTCGCTGGGAATATCTCGTGAAATGGAAGGGCTGGTCTCAGAA GTACAGCACCTGGGAGCCAGAGGAAAACATTCTGGACGCGCGACTCTTCGCTGCCTTCGATGAGAG GGAGCGCGAAAGGGAGCTGTTCGGGCCGAAGAAGAGGGGACCCAAACCCGAGACTTTCCTCTTAAAG GCCAAGGCCAAAGCCAAAGAAAAGGCGTATGAGTTCAGAGGAGAGGCCTCCAGAGGGATCCAGGTTGCCTATCCCATCCCGGAGCCTGTCATAACACCGAGGGCCCGGGAGGGTTTACGCGCCGTGGTTCCAACAATCTTCCCACCGAGCGCGGTAAACAGAGGGGAGAGTGTGTACGTGCGGCTCCCGGAGCCGGAGACGAGGCCCAAACcggctcctgctgcttctctgtTAGTCCAGGAACCCGGACGGGCCCCCAAAAAGAGAGGACGCAAACCGAAACCGCATTTGGAATacgatgaggatgatgatgaagacggGTCAGAGGAGCCGGATGTGAAATTGAGCAGGCCTCTGGAGGAGCCGGGGTCTCGTGGCTTCTCCAAACTTTCCCGCCGATTAcaccatcctcatcatcatcatcatcaccaacaccaaGGGGAGACGTCAGACCACAGCCTAATGCAGCTGACCAAGAGGTTTCAGGAGAAGACGACAATAACACCCAAATCCAGCAGCGAGCAGAGGCACGCGGGACTGTCGTACAGCTGCGCGTACAGGCCAGATGTGCGCACGAGCGAGCAGAGGGTGCACAGGACTAGTTGTTTTGTCCCTCCTCCGAAAAAGCTGAATCACTCCTcttcagagcagcagaggctCCAGGTGAGGGAGTTATGTCCGCCCCGGGAACAGCCTGACGTCATCTCCAGCAGCCACGACCCGTCCACGCGCCCGGCCTCGTCCTGGACCCCCAGTTTCAGCAGCTTGGACAGTGTGACGGTGACAGACGTGACCATGAACTTCCTGACAGTGACGGTGAGGGAGAGCAGCACGGACAAAGGCTTCTTCAGGGGGAAGAGATGA
- the LOC132995456 gene encoding meteorin-like protein yields the protein MLPNVIIFMYMLGVPLRLCAADLCNWTGSGFAAAVDSRIVLQVRLRCTEGSVRWVYPGQALRVVLEPNLSTARRTTVCIKPSPSFRGASVFIERSGELELLMTDGGRPEQQQQQQQVFCFRADGPHRPALYLQSSPQKDGAWSRRMMGFRYELLGNRSAANNLGLGALHTSCRPCNDTELLMAICNSDFVVRGSIENVSHHSERQTSLVEVSAARVYRQRSGVFEQELSDSESSPLVPIWRGQIHARLQCHVKPGDGEFLFTGSEHFGEAWLGCAPRYKDFLSVYQTAWAARRNSCDFPLD from the exons ATGTTGCCGAATGTGATtattttcatgtacatgttggGGGTTCCGCTGAGGCTCTGTGCTGCTGATCTGTGCAACTGGACCGGGAG TGGTTTTGCAGCTGCTGTGGACTCCAGGATCGTGCTCCAGGTTCGGTTGCGCTGCACAGAGGGCTCGGTGAGGTGGGTTTACCCGGGCCAGGCTCTCCGTGTGGTCCTGGAGCCCAACCTGTCCACCGCCCGGCGCACCACCGTCTGCATCAAACCGTCTCCCTCCTTCCGCGGAGCCAGCGTCTTCATCGAGCGCTCCGGGGAGCTGGAGCTGCTGATGACGGACGGCGGGAGgcccgagcagcagcagcagcagcagcaggtgttcTGTTTCCGGGCTGATGGTCCTCACAGGCCCGCTCTCTACCTCCAGTCCAGTCCGCAGAAGGATGGAGCCTGGAGCAGACGCATGATGGGCTTCAGATATGAGCTGCTGGGTAACAGAAGTGCTGCAAACAACCTGGGCCTGGGCGCGCTTCACA CTTCATGCCGACCCTGCAATGATACTGAACTCCTCATGGCCATCTGTAACAGTGACTTCG TGGTCCGAGGCTCCATCGAGAACGTCTCCCACCACTCTGAACGTCAGACCTCTTTGGTGGAGGTGTCAGCAGCCCGGGTGTACCGGCAGCGCAGTGGAGTGTTTGAGCAAGAACTGTCTGACTCGGAATCATCTCCATTAGTCCCAATTTGGCGCGGACAGATCCACGCGCGGCTGCAGTGCCACGTGAAGCCCGGGGACGGGGAGTTCCTCTTCACAGGGTCAGAACACTTTGGGGAAGCCTGGTTAGGGTGTGCCCCGCGATACAAAGACTTCCTGTCCGTGTACCAGACTGCCTGGGCGGCACGTCGGAATTCCTGTGACTTCCCTTTGGACTGA
- the aqp8b gene encoding aquaporin-8b: protein MADEKMEMGEVGASLMSSDVKPPLAKPTNRFDRVFQPCLGELVGTTFFVFIGCVSVIENVESTGRLQPALVHGLAVAALVACMAEISGSHFNPAFTLAIYLCGGMQLNMVAPYLACQLLGGVLGAAMAKVMTLRENFIKAHGAAFAVLQPDTEIGGALFGEVAMTCLITMVLLLGAFNAKTKNPMVPFMVGGTVILTILAGGDVSGTCMNPARAFGPAVVSNYWTYHWIYWVGPIAGGVIAAALVRLLLGDKKMRIILK from the exons ATGGCTGACGAGAAGATGGAGATGGGGGAAGTCGGGGCGTCTCTTATGTCTTCGGACGTCAAGCCACCTCTAGCCAAACCTACTAACAGATTCGACAGGGTGTTTCAGCCGTGTCTAGGCGAGCTGGTGGGGActactttctttgtgtttatcgGGTGTGTGTCGGTCATAGAGAACGTGGAGTCTACAGGGAGGCTTCAGCCTGCTCTCGTGCACGGTCTGGCTGTGGCTGCCCTGGTGGCGTGCATGGCTGAGATCAG TGGTTCTCATTTCAACCCGGCCTTCACCCTGGCCATCTATCTGTGCGGAGGGATGCAGTTGAACATGGTGGCTCCATACCTTGCATGTCAGTTGCTTGGAGGGGTGCTTGGAGCTGCCATGGCAAAG GTGATGACCTTGAGGGAGAACTTCATCAAAGCCCACGGTGCTGCGTTCGCTGTTCTGCAGCCAGACACTGAAATTGGAGGCGCTCTGTTTGGCGAGGTCGCCATGACCTGCCTGATCACCatggtgctgctgctgggggCCTTCAACGCCAAAACCAAAAACCCCATGGTGCCGTTCATGGTGGGAGGCACAGTTATACTTACCATTTTAGCCGG TGGAGATGTTTCTGGCACCTGTATGAACCCCGCCAGAGCCTTCGGTCCAGCTGTGGTGAGCAACTACTGGACGTATCACTGGATCTACTGGGTGGGGCCCATCGCAGGGGGCGTCATAGCAGCTGCACTGGTTCG ACTTCTCCTCGGAGACAAGAAGATGCGAATCATTCTGAAGTGA